The segment AATCGTAGGAATGGGGCTAGGAAGGGATGTCGCATTGATAACCGATGGACGCTTCTCAGGCGCAACTAGGGGTATATGTGTAGGACACGTAGCACCCGAAGCGGCAGTTGGAGGGCCGATAGCTCTCCTTCAAAATGGTGATATAGTAGAGATAGATCTGGATAAGAGGCTCATCGAAGTAAGATTATCTGAGGAAGAGCTTGTTGAACGTAAAAGAGCTTGGAGGCCTCCCGAACCTAGGATCAGATCAGGCTACCTAAAGAGATACTCGCTCCTTGTAGGCTCTGCGAGCAAAGGCGCTATCCTAACCTACTAGTTCAGCAGCGAGGTGAGCGTTAAACTTATATTGCAAGCATCTAAGAAGTTAGTGCACGCGAGGTAAACGGAATCGATTCGAAGATCGATGTGCTTGACACAACGCTGAGAGACGGATCACAAACCTACGGTATATCATTTACCCTCCAAGATAAGCTGAGCATAGCTCAAAGGCTTGACGAGCTGGGAGTTAGGTATATCGAAGGCGGCTGGCCTTACTCAAACCCGAAGGATGCGGAGTTCTTTAAAGCGAGTAAGAGGCTGAACCTTAAACACTCTGAGCTGGTAGCCTTCACAAGCACGAGGCGCAAAGGTGTGCCGCCTCATAGGGATGAAAACTTAACCGAAGTTGTAGCTTGTGGCGTTAAGACAGCAGTAGTCTTCGGTAAAGCTTGGCAGCTACATGTAGAGAAGGTGCTAAACATAGGCTTAGAGGAGAACCTTGAACTCATCAGGGACTCCATATCATATCTGCGAGACCGAGGTTTAGAAGTGATCTTTGATGCTGAGCACTATTTCGACGGCTATAAGTCTAACCCATCTTACGCACTAGAGGTGCTTAAGGCAGCTGAGGAGGCTGGTGCGCATACACTAGTCCTCTGTGACACAAACGGTGGGACTCTACCTCAGGATATCCACACCATAACTCAGGATAGCGTGAAGAGTGTCAAATCGACTATAGGCATACACGCACATAACGATGCTGGGCTTGCTGTCGCTAACACAATCGTAGCAGTCTCAGCTGGAGCCAGACATATACAAGGCACGATAAACGGATTAGGTGAAAGGTGTGGTAATGCAGACCTATGCCAAGTGCTTCCAACCCTCCAGTTCAAGATGGGGTATGACGTGGTACTATCAGACAAACCTTGGGAGAAAAGGTTGAGTGATCTAACCGCACTATCGCAGTATGTTTATGACCTTGCTAACCTCCCCAACCTACCTAGCCAACCCTATGTAGGTAAGAATGCATTCAAGCATAAAGCTGGTGTACACGTCGATGCTGTACTAAAGATACCCCGCGCCTATGAGCACATAGACCCTACTCTAATAGGGAATGTAAGAGGAGTATCTATATCTGAGCTTTCTGGTAGGGCTAGCATAGTTAATCTAGCTTCAGAAATCAACCTTAATCTCGACAAAGAGGATAAGCTGGTTAACGAGGTTCTTAAAGAGGTGAAGAAGCTCGAAGCAGAAGGCTACCACTTTGAAAACGCTAAGGCAAGCGTCCACCTAATCCTACTTAGGAAAGCAGGTCTATTGACCACTCCGTTCAGAATAATTTCGTGGAAGGCTTCTTCGACTATGGATGGTGAAGCTAAGTGCGCCGCTGAGGTCGTTGTCGAAGTCTCTGGAGAGGTCTTTAAGGAAGAAGCAAAGGGCGTGGGTCCTGTGCACGCCCTTGACGTGGCGTTCAA is part of the Nitrososphaerota archaeon genome and harbors:
- a CDS encoding dihydroxy-acid dehydratase (catalyzes the dehydration of 2,3-dihydroxy-3-methylbutanoate to 3-methyl-2-oxobutanoate in valine and isoleucine biosynthesis), producing the protein IVGMGLGRDVALITDGRFSGATRGICVGHVAPEAAVGGPIALLQNGDIVEIDLDKRLIEVRLSEEELVERKRAWRPPEPRIRSGYLKRYSLLVGSASKGAILTY
- a CDS encoding citramalate synthase, producing MLDTTLRDGSQTYGISFTLQDKLSIAQRLDELGVRYIEGGWPYSNPKDAEFFKASKRLNLKHSELVAFTSTRRKGVPPHRDENLTEVVACGVKTAVVFGKAWQLHVEKVLNIGLEENLELIRDSISYLRDRGLEVIFDAEHYFDGYKSNPSYALEVLKAAEEAGAHTLVLCDTNGGTLPQDIHTITQDSVKSVKSTIGIHAHNDAGLAVANTIVAVSAGARHIQGTINGLGERCGNADLCQVLPTLQFKMGYDVVLSDKPWEKRLSDLTALSQYVYDLANLPNLPSQPYVGKNAFKHKAGVHVDAVLKIPRAYEHIDPTLIGNVRGVSISELSGRASIVNLASEINLNLDKEDKLVNEVLKEVKKLEAEGYHFENAKASVHLILLRKAGLLTTPFRIISWKASSTMDGEAKCAAEVVVEVSGEVFKEEAKGVGPVHALDVAFKRAVLQKFPQLSNTKLINYKVTVIDSVLGTASVVRVFIEFEDNGRRWATTSVSANIIEASIEALAEGYTYKLALDALQKKATSHLQKDGAQP